The Streptomyces sp. NBC_00483 genome contains the following window.
CCGCGACGGGCGTCGGGGCGGGCGACCTCGTCGCCACCCTCATCGCGGGCAGCAACTTCGGCTACACCCTGCTCTGGGCCGCGGTCCTCGGCTGCGTCGTCAAGATCAGCCTCGCGGAGGCGGCGGGCCGCTGGCACCTGGCGACGGGCCGCACCCTCTTCGACGGCTGGTCGAGCCTCGGCAAGTGGACCACGTACTTCTTCGTGATCTACGTGGTGATCTGGGGCTTCGTGTACGGCGCGGCCGCGATGTCGTCGAGCGGGCTGCCCCTTCAGGCGCTGTTCCCCGACGTGTTCCCCGCCGACTGGTCGATCAAGCCGTGGGCGATCCTCTCCGGCGTGGTCGGCCTGGTCTTCGTCTGGCTGAACAAGTACAGCGTCTTCGAGAAGGTCATGACGGTGCTCGTCGGCGTCATGTTCGTCGTCACCGTCTATCTGGCGATCCGCGTCACCCCGCATCTCGGCGACGCCTTCGCGGGCCTGCTCCCGGTGCTGCCCGACGAGAAGGACTCGATCCTCAACACACTCGGTCTGATCGGCGGCGTCGGCGGCACCATCACCCTTGCCGCGTACGGCTATTGGGTCAACGCGAAGGGCTGGACGAACAGCTCCTGGATGAAGGTGATGCGCCTCGACAACCGGGTCGCGTACATCACCACCGGCATCTTCGTCGTGGCGATGCTGTTCGTCGGCGCGGAGCTTCTGCACGCGTCCCACACGGCGATCGCCGAGGGCGACAAGGGCCTGGTGGACCTCTCCAAGATCCTTGAGGCCCAGTACGGTGTGGCGACGGCGAAGATGTTCCTCATCGGCTTCTTCGCGACGTCCTTCACCTCGCTGATCGGCGTCTGGCACGGCGTGAGCCTGATGTTCGCCGACTTCGTCGAGCGCTACCGGCTCTCCCGCGTCGTCACCGGCGAGGAAGTGGCGAGCGGCGACCGCGAGAAGGGCTGGCCGTTCCGCGGCTTCCTGCTGTGGATGACGTTCCCGCCGATCATCCTGCTCTTCCAGGGCCAGCCGTTCCGCCTGGTCATCATCTACGGAGTCCTCGGCGCGGCCTTCATGCCGTTCCTGGCGCTGACCCTGGTCTGGCTGCTGAACTCCTCGCGCACGCCCGCCAGTTGGCGCAACGGCTGGCTGAGCAACAGCATGCTGACCATCGCGGGCCTGCTGTTCGTCGTCCTGTGCGCGAAGCAGATCTGGGACCAGCCGTGGTCGGAGTTCTTCTGATCCGTACGGGGCCCGTACGGGCCCGGGTGCGGGCAGCGCCGCCGGGGGAGCGGTGGCGCTGCCCGTCCGGGGTCACATGGCGTCGACGTGCGGACCCACGGTCGAGGACCACGCGTTGCCGGAGGTCGCGTCCCAGTTGGTGGACCAGGTCATCGCGCCGCGCAGGCCCGGGTAGGTCTTCGAGGGCTTGAACGAACCGCAGTTGGTGCCCTTGGTAAGGCAGTCGAGGGCGTCGTTCACGACCGAAGGGGCCACGTAGCCGCTGCCCGCCGCGCTCGACGAGGCCGGTGTGCCGATGCCGACCTGCGAGGGGTCGAGCCCGCCCTCGAGCTGGATGCAGGCGAGCGCCGTCAGGAAGTCCACCGAACCCTGGCTGTACACCTTGCCGTCGCAGCCCAGCATCGAACCGCTGTTGTAGTACTGCATGTTGACGACGGTGAGGATGTCCTTGACCGCGAGCGCCGTCTTGAAGTACTCGGCCGAGGTCGACTGCATGTCGATGGTCTGCGGCGCCATGGTGAGCACGAACCCGCTGCCCGCCTTGGCGGCCAGCGACTTCAACGCCTGTGACATGTAGGTGGAGTTGAGCCCGTTCTCCAGGTCGATGTCGACCCCGTCGAACCCGTACTCCTGCATGAGCGCGTACACGGAGTCGGCGAAGTTGGTCGCGGAGGCCGCGTCGCTGACCTGGATGGTGCCCTTCTCGCCGCCGATCGAGATGACCACGGACTTCCCGGCCGCCTGCTTGGCCTTGATGTCGGCCTTGAAGGCGTCGTCCGTGTAGCCGCCGAGGCCCGCCGAGTCGAGCGTGAAGTCGACGGCGCCGGGCGTCGTGGTGGCGTCGGCGAAGGCGACGGCAACGATGTCGTACGCGTCCGGGACGTCGGCGAGTTTCTGCACGGTCGCGCCGTTGTTGAAGTTCTGCCAGTAGCCGGTGACGGCGTGCGCCGGAACGGCGGCCGTGGAGCTTTCGGTCGTACTGGCCGCATTTGCCGTACTTGTCGTGGCGAGACCGCCCACGGCGAGCGCCGCCGCCGTGAACGCGCCAAGAAGTACGCCGAGCCGGGACCGTCTGCGATAGGAATGCGCCATTTCTTCCTCCAGGTGGGGGGAGGTCTCCCGGCACCGAAGTGGGGGAGAAGTGAGGGGAGTTGAGGAAGCAGCTGCTGGCCGTACAAACTGGTCCAGACCATTGGACTTGTCAAGGGTTGTCACCGGCGCTTCTTCGCCAACCCGCCCCCGACTCACCCCCATCGCCCCGTGAACAGTGCGAAGTGGGGTGTTGCGGGGCGGCTGCGTGGATATGGTGCTCAGGCAGCGGCACCGCGAGGTGCTGCTGGAGGGACGCAGAGCGACGACCGGGGGGTTCACGCGTGCCGACCGCCATAGCCGTGACCGACCCCGACCTGGTCCTCGCCTCGCCGGACCGGCACACACCGACCGCCACCGTGCTGCCCGTGGGCGAACCGCAGCAGAAGTATCCGCTCGACCGCGCCCTGACCGACGTCCACACACTGATCGAACAGCACGGGTACGTGATCGTGCTCTGCCCGGAATCGGCGCCGGACGCGACCGTGCACCGGCTGCATTCGATCCGTTCCGTGCTGGAAACCGACCGGATCGCGATCCTGCGCCCCGCGCTCCCGCCGCTCGGGCTCGCCGTACTGGCGCTGCAATTGCGCCAGTTGTCGATCTGCGACTTCAGCCCGGGCGTGCTCGCGTCGTCGGCGCGCCTGCTCGCGCATTACGTCTACGCGGGCGCGGTCGTCGGATCGGTGGCGAAACTGGACCGGGTCCCGGTCTCCCTGAAGGCGCACGCGAAGTCCTGGTCCCCGAACGCCCAGTTCGCGGTGGTCGCCTCGCCGCAACCCCAACTCCTGCGCCTCACGGGCTCGGAGACACCGACGGGCCCCGCTTTCGGGACCCGCATGGTCTACGCCGTCGGCCAGAGCACGCCGGACTGGCTCACCGGCGTCCTCGCGCCCGCCTGGCGGGTGCAGGGGGTGACGCGCACGCGGCTGCCGGCCGAGTCACCGCGATGGTGGGCGACAGGCAAGCAGGCCAGCCCCGGCCGCATCGTCGAATTCGCGGCGGCGATCCCCGACATCTCGGTCCTCTACCAACTCGTCTCCTCGGTCCGCCGCGAACAGTGCCACTGGTGCGGCCTCGAACTCATCGGTGACCGCTGCGGGTTCTGCTCCGCGCCGCTGGCGGGCGAGGCGCCACCCGAGGGCACGGGCGCGCCGACGCGCTCGGCACTCACGCCTGCGGCGGGCTCGACCCGAACAGCACTCCCACGTCCGACCCACTCCTGACCCCTACCAACGAGGTTGTTCGGTCCATGAATTCACGTCAGCGCCGCGGCGTCATACTCCTGGTCGTCTCGGCCCTGTGCGCCATCGGCGCGTTCGCCGGTGTGCTCGCCGTGATCCGTGACGTGAACTCGAAGGTGGCGCCGGAGGTGGACGCGTACGAGCTGAAACAGGACGTGTCCCCGTACAAGCAGCTCACGGCGGACCAGTTCGAAAAGGTGGAAATGCCGAAGCGGTGGCTGTCGGACACGGCCGTCACCGACCTCGGCGACATCCGCGGCAAGATCGCCGTCACGCAGCTCAAGAAGGGCTCCCTGCTCCAGTCCGACATGATCGTCGACCGCCCGAAGCTGGAGGCGGGACAGCAGGAGATCGCCATCATGATCGACGCGGAGACCGGCGTCGCCGGGAAGATCAACCCCGGCTCGAAGGTCAACATCTACGCCACCTTCAAGGCCGAGAACGACAAGCAGCGCGACCAGTCCAAGGTCATCGTGGAGAACGCCGGGGTGATCGACGTGGGCAAGCTGACCCCGATCGACCAGCAGGGCGCCGCGGACAGCGAGAACTCCACCCGCAGACAGGGCGAGGCCGTCCCGATCACCTTCGCCCTCGGCCCCGCGGACGCCCAACGGGTCGCCTACGCCGAGTCCTTCGCGACCCACGTACGCCTGGCCCTGGTGGCCCCCGGCGACACCGAGAAAATCACCCCGGAGGACCGCTCGTACACCTTGGAGGGCGACAAGTGACTTCACTTCACGCCCGGGCATTTCAAGCCCCTGCGGCGATTGAGCAGCGGGGCCCGGGGCAGAGCCCCGAGACGTCAACCACGGCGCCGCGGAACGGAGGTTCCCGCCGATGACCACCCGTATCCTCCCGGCGGTAGCTGACCCGGAAACCGCCAGAGGCCTCGTCACACTCCTCTCCCAGCTCCCCGACGCCGAACCCGCCCCACCCGTCCCCGACGCCACCGCCCTGCTCGACACCCTCGCCGGCCTCGCCGCCGAGTCCCTGGACGAGCTCCCCGAAGTCGTCCTGGTCCACGACCGCATCGGCCCCGTCCCCGCCCTCGACCTCATCCGCGACCTGGTGCTCCGCTTCCCGGCGGTGGGCGTCGTCCTGCTCACCGCCGACGCCGGCCCCGCCCTCCTCACCGCGGCGATGGACAGCGGAGCGCGCGGCATCGTCGCGTTCCCCCTCGGCTACGACGCCCTCGCGGAACGCGTCCACGCGGCGGCCTCCTGGTCGGCGGGCATGCGCCGCCACCTGGCGGGCGGCACGGGAACCGAACTCGTCCCGGCGGGCGGCGGCGGCCGGGTCATCGCGGTGGCAGGCGCGAAGGGCGGCGTAGGAACCACGGTCACCGCGGTCCAACTCGCCCTCGCAGCAAGGGCATCGGGCCGCACGGCCGCCCTCCTGGACCTGGACCTCCAGTCCGGCGACGTGGCCTCCTACCTCGACGTCCAGTTCCGCCGCTCCGTCGCCGACCTCGCCGCGATCCGCGACATCACGCCCCGCGTCCTCCAGGACGCCGCCTTCGCCCACGAGTCCGGCGTCGACCTGCTCCTGGCCCCCGCCGACGGCGAACGCGGCGAGGACGTCACGGACCGCGTGGCCCGCCAGGTGATCCACGCCCTGCGCGCCCGCTACGACGTGGTGGTCATCGACTGCGGTACGCAAATGTCCTCGGCGAACACCACGGCCATAGAACTCGCCGACCAGACGGCCCTCCTGGTCACCCCGGACGTCGTGGCGGTACGCGCGGCGAAGCGCATGGTCCGCCTCTGGGACCGCCTCCAGATCCGCAAGGCGGAGGAGACCCTCACGGTCGTCAACCGGCACGCCCGCTCGGCGGAGATCCAGCCGACGCTGGTGGAACGGGTGACCGGCACAAAGACGGCCCGCACCTCCATCCCGGCCGCGTACAAGGAACTCCAGGCGGCGGTCGACGCGGGCCGCATGCAGGACCTCGACAACCGCTCGTCGGTCAAGCAGGCGATGTGGGCGCTGGCGGCGGAACTCGACCTCGTGGCCACGCCCACACCTCCGACGTCGGGCCGCCGGGCCCGCCGCCGCGGCGACAAGGGCGCGGTGACCCTCGAATTCGCGGCGATGTTCCCACTGATCCTGGTCGTCCTCGCCCTGATGTGGCAGTGCGTCCTGTACGGCTACACGTACTCCCTGGCGGGCAACGCGGCGGACGAGGCGGCGCGGGCGGCGACATCGGCGTATGCCTCCGGCGCCGACGGGCAGGGGGCATGCGAAGCGGCGGGCCGTAAGAACCTTCCGGGGGCCTGGCAAGGTGCTGCAATCAGCTGTCCGAACAGCGGCGGCGTGGTCACGAAGGCCACGGTCGAAGTCGACGTCCCCCTCTTCTTCCCGGGAGTGAACCCGGGCTGGTCGGTGAAGGGCGAGGCGGGAGCGGCGACGGAGGCGGTCCGATGACGCCGCGCACAAGGCCGGTGCGGCCAATTCAAGCCCCTGCGGCGATTGAGCAGCGGGGTCCGGGGCAGAGCCCCGAGTCCGCAACCCCGCCGCGGCGAAACCCGTCCGGCGACCGCGGAGTCTCGATGCTGGAGTTCGCCGGCTTCCTCCCCTTCCTCCTCGTCATCGGCATGGCCGCAATCCAACTCGGCCTCGTCGGCTACGCCGCAAACCAGGCCGGATCCGCCGCCCGCGCAGCGGCCCGGTCCGAATCCCTCGCGCCCGGCACCGCCCAGGCGGCCGCCGACGCCGCGGCGAGCGCCTGGCTGAACCCCGAGGCGGCAGGGGGTGGCGGGGACGCCGTGACGTACACGGTCACCGTCCACGTACCACCGGTCATCCCGCTGTTCGGCGACGGCTGGTACCTCCACCGCACCGCAACCATGCCGAACGACCGCACAGACGCAGGAGGTTGAGGTGGCGAGGAGATGAGCCTACGTTCCCGGGTGGTCGCCACCCGTGACCCGGCCGGAGGCCCCGGCACCGTCACCCCCGCCGACCGCGACGAGGGCCTGGTGGCCGTCTACCGCACCAAGCTCCTGGAGGAGATCGACCTCGCGGAGATGTCGTCGCTCCAGGCCGCCGAACGCCGGCTCCGCCTGGAGCGCGTACTCGGCCACATCATCAGCCGCGAGGGCCCGGTCCTCTCCTCGACGGAGCGCACCCAGCTGATCCGCCGCGTCGTGGACGAGGCCCTCGGCCTCGGCATCCTCGAACCCCTCCTCGCGGACGCCTCGATCACCGAAATCATGGTGAACGGCCCGGACTCGATCTTCGTGGAACGAGCGGGCCGGGTGGAGCAACTCCCGCTCCGCTTCGCCTCGTCCGAGCAGCTCATGCAGACGATCGAACGCATCGTCTCCACGGTGAACCGCCGCGTCGACGAGTCCAACCCGATGGTCGACGCCCGCCTCCCCACCGGCGAACGCGTCAACGTGATCATCCCGCCGCTCTCGCTCACCGGCGCCACGCTCACCATCCGCCGCTTCCCGCGCGCGTACAGCATGGGCGAACTCCTGGAACTCGGCTCGCTCGACGAGCACATGCTGATGTTCCTCGCGGCCTGCGTCCGCGCCCGCTTCAACATCATCGTGAGCGGCGGCACGGGCTCCGGGAAAACGACCCTCCTGAACGCCCTCTCGGCGCTCATCCCGTCCCACGAACGCATCATCACGATCGAGGACTCGGCGGAACTCCAGCTCCAGCAGGAGCACGTGATCCGCCTGGAGTCCCGGCCCGCGAACGTGGAGGGCAAGGGCCAGATCACCATCCGCGACCTGGTCCGCAACAGCCTGCGCATGCGCCCCGACCGCATCATCGTCGGCGAGGTCCGCGGCGGCGAGACGCTCGACATGCTCCAGGCGATGTCGACCGGCCACGACGGCTCGCTCGCCACGGTCCACGCGAACACGGCGGAGGACGCCCTCACCCGGCTCCAGACCCTCGGCTCCATGTCGGAGGTCGACGTCCCCTTCGAGGCGCTGCGCGACCAGATCAACTCGGCGGTGGACGTCCTCATCCAGCTCACGCGCGCCGCCGACGGCTCCCGCCGTATCACCGAGATCGCGCTGCTGATCTCGCACGGCCGCGAACAGTTCCGGATCGCGTCCGCGACCCGCTTCGTCGCGCAGCCCTACGTCTCCGGGGCCACGGACGACGAGATCCGCCGGGTCCGCGGCTACTACGAGCACCTCCCGCTGCCCCGCCTCCTCGCCGACCGGCTCTACGTGGCGGGGGAGGCGGTGCCACCCGCGTTCGGCGTCGTGGAGTCGGTGGACGAACGCAACACGAGGGAGGCGACGGGATGACAACTGCTGTTCTACTGGCCCTGGTTGCCACGGTCTTCGCCTGCGTCGTCGCGATCGCGGGCGTCCACGCGCTGGCCTCGGGGCGGGCCCGGAGCCAGGATCTGGTCGACCGCCTGGACGCGTACCCGGCGGGCGGTGACCCGGCCGCCGGCGGCGTGGGCGGCCGGGCCCGCCGCTTCACCACCATCGACCGCCGCCTGCGCCGCACGCGCCTGGGCCGCTCGGTGCACCTGCGCCTGTCGGCGACGGGCCTGGACGTGACGGCGGGCGAGTTCTCGGTCTACGTAGCCGTGGTCGCGGTGGGCCTGTGGCTGCTGGCGGCGTCGACACTGGCGCCGTTCTTCGGCCCGATCGCGGCACTGGTGACCATCTACAGCGCGCTCATCTTCCTCAACTGGCAACGCCAGAAGCGCATCGAGGCCTTCATCAACCAACTCCCGGACGTGGCGCGGCTCCTGGCGAACGCGACGGCCGCGGGCCTGGCGCTGCGCACGTCGCTCGCGATGGCGGCGGACGAACTCGAAGCGCCCGCGGGCGAAGAACTCTCACGCGTGGCCGACCAGTTGGCACTCGGCCGCTCGGTGGACGATGCCCTGGACGAACTCGCAACCCGCCTCCCCTCCCGC
Protein-coding sequences here:
- a CDS encoding type II secretion system F family protein translates to MTTAVLLALVATVFACVVAIAGVHALASGRARSQDLVDRLDAYPAGGDPAAGGVGGRARRFTTIDRRLRRTRLGRSVHLRLSATGLDVTAGEFSVYVAVVAVGLWLLAASTLAPFFGPIAALVTIYSALIFLNWQRQKRIEAFINQLPDVARLLANATAAGLALRTSLAMAADELEAPAGEELSRVADQLALGRSVDDALDELATRLPSRELVVLVTTLVLSNKAGGTVVSSLRNLTKTLEDRKETRREIRTMLSEVNATAFTVPLLGLGSLLLINSSNDGALARVTDSGMGRALILISLALYGIGFFVIRRLGRIEV
- the cpaB gene encoding Flp pilus assembly protein CpaB: MNSRQRRGVILLVVSALCAIGAFAGVLAVIRDVNSKVAPEVDAYELKQDVSPYKQLTADQFEKVEMPKRWLSDTAVTDLGDIRGKIAVTQLKKGSLLQSDMIVDRPKLEAGQQEIAIMIDAETGVAGKINPGSKVNIYATFKAENDKQRDQSKVIVENAGVIDVGKLTPIDQQGAADSENSTRRQGEAVPITFALGPADAQRVAYAESFATHVRLALVAPGDTEKITPEDRSYTLEGDK
- a CDS encoding AAA family ATPase produces the protein MTTRILPAVADPETARGLVTLLSQLPDAEPAPPVPDATALLDTLAGLAAESLDELPEVVLVHDRIGPVPALDLIRDLVLRFPAVGVVLLTADAGPALLTAAMDSGARGIVAFPLGYDALAERVHAAASWSAGMRRHLAGGTGTELVPAGGGGRVIAVAGAKGGVGTTVTAVQLALAARASGRTAALLDLDLQSGDVASYLDVQFRRSVADLAAIRDITPRVLQDAAFAHESGVDLLLAPADGERGEDVTDRVARQVIHALRARYDVVVIDCGTQMSSANTTAIELADQTALLVTPDVVAVRAAKRMVRLWDRLQIRKAEETLTVVNRHARSAEIQPTLVERVTGTKTARTSIPAAYKELQAAVDAGRMQDLDNRSSVKQAMWALAAELDLVATPTPPTSGRRARRRGDKGAVTLEFAAMFPLILVVLALMWQCVLYGYTYSLAGNAADEAARAATSAYASGADGQGACEAAGRKNLPGAWQGAAISCPNSGGVVTKATVEVDVPLFFPGVNPGWSVKGEAGAATEAVR
- a CDS encoding chitinase, which encodes MAHSYRRRSRLGVLLGAFTAAALAVGGLATTSTANAASTTESSTAAVPAHAVTGYWQNFNNGATVQKLADVPDAYDIVAVAFADATTTPGAVDFTLDSAGLGGYTDDAFKADIKAKQAAGKSVVISIGGEKGTIQVSDAASATNFADSVYALMQEYGFDGVDIDLENGLNSTYMSQALKSLAAKAGSGFVLTMAPQTIDMQSTSAEYFKTALAVKDILTVVNMQYYNSGSMLGCDGKVYSQGSVDFLTALACIQLEGGLDPSQVGIGTPASSSAAGSGYVAPSVVNDALDCLTKGTNCGSFKPSKTYPGLRGAMTWSTNWDATSGNAWSSTVGPHVDAM
- a CDS encoding TadE/TadG family type IV pilus assembly protein, which encodes MLEFAGFLPFLLVIGMAAIQLGLVGYAANQAGSAARAAARSESLAPGTAQAAADAAASAWLNPEAAGGGGDAVTYTVTVHVPPVIPLFGDGWYLHRTATMPNDRTDAGG
- a CDS encoding CpaF family protein → MSLRSRVVATRDPAGGPGTVTPADRDEGLVAVYRTKLLEEIDLAEMSSLQAAERRLRLERVLGHIISREGPVLSSTERTQLIRRVVDEALGLGILEPLLADASITEIMVNGPDSIFVERAGRVEQLPLRFASSEQLMQTIERIVSTVNRRVDESNPMVDARLPTGERVNVIIPPLSLTGATLTIRRFPRAYSMGELLELGSLDEHMLMFLAACVRARFNIIVSGGTGSGKTTLLNALSALIPSHERIITIEDSAELQLQQEHVIRLESRPANVEGKGQITIRDLVRNSLRMRPDRIIVGEVRGGETLDMLQAMSTGHDGSLATVHANTAEDALTRLQTLGSMSEVDVPFEALRDQINSAVDVLIQLTRAADGSRRITEIALLISHGREQFRIASATRFVAQPYVSGATDDEIRRVRGYYEHLPLPRLLADRLYVAGEAVPPAFGVVESVDERNTREATG